From a region of the Petrotoga sp. 9PWA.NaAc.5.4 genome:
- a CDS encoding N-acetyltransferase has product MDIKKATISDNKNFVELFLISAPFFPLIFGQNTKKTLNNLFVTKSNLFSYQHVCFAKKEEETLGMILCYNWETKNRENLRTGHLMFKNLGIIFFKSIIPLVKLNKVIGKISKEDFYISNIAIYDLFRGLGTGKQLIFKAEETARKSGSKNVILDVEKENIKAINFYNNIGFRKITESTIKTRNCILSFYRMKKQLI; this is encoded by the coding sequence ATGGATATAAAAAAAGCAACTATTAGTGATAATAAGAATTTTGTCGAACTTTTTCTAATCTCTGCCCCATTTTTTCCGTTGATTTTTGGTCAAAATACAAAGAAAACGCTAAATAATTTATTTGTAACTAAAAGCAATCTTTTTAGTTACCAACATGTTTGTTTCGCAAAGAAAGAGGAAGAAACCCTTGGAATGATATTATGCTATAATTGGGAAACAAAAAATAGAGAAAATCTAAGGACTGGGCATCTTATGTTTAAAAACTTAGGAATTATTTTTTTCAAAAGTATAATTCCACTGGTTAAACTAAATAAAGTTATCGGGAAGATAAGTAAGGAAGATTTTTATATCAGCAACATAGCGATTTATGATTTATTTAGAGGGTTAGGTACGGGCAAGCAATTAATTTTTAAAGCGGAAGAAACTGCAAGAAAATCTGGAAGCAAAAACGTTATTTTAGATGTTGAAAAGGAAAACATAAAAGCTATTAATTTTTATAACAACATAGGATTTAGAAAAATAACTGAATCAACTATAAAAACTCGGAATTGTATTCTGAGTTTTTATAGGATGAAAAAACAATTAATTTAG
- a CDS encoding sn-glycerol-1-phosphate dehydrogenase has product MLDLLNLEIEKMANLNFLCECGKNHKVNIENIVVQKEVTKNKTKIFEMINKENLFFVADNNTYKACGENLLKVLREENYNITEYIFQGSNPLIPNEESVGRLLIEIPKNASLIIAVGSGTINDLCRFLSYKTNVPYIIFATAPSMDGYASTVSPLIVEKFKKTFEATYPKSIIADTEILRKAPLDMIHAGFGDILGKYTSLTDWELSKYVNNEYYCETTVKLVEKARNMCVENAEKISRRSEEVIKHLTEALIISGIAISFVGNSRPASGAEHHIAHFWEIEAISKNKPHPLHGNLVGVGTVIVSMIYRLMKNNIPKEISPVDPEYLISLHKKVGSTYDPKELGISKELFRESIIHAREIRNRYTILQLAYEHNKLEKIAKTLTEKFYA; this is encoded by the coding sequence TATAGAAAATATTGTTGTGCAAAAAGAAGTAACAAAAAATAAAACTAAAATTTTTGAGATGATCAACAAAGAGAATTTGTTTTTTGTAGCTGATAACAACACTTACAAGGCTTGTGGAGAAAATTTGTTAAAAGTCTTAAGAGAAGAAAACTATAATATAACCGAATATATATTTCAAGGTTCAAACCCTTTAATCCCAAATGAAGAAAGTGTTGGAAGACTATTGATAGAAATTCCTAAAAATGCATCTCTAATAATTGCGGTTGGTTCTGGAACTATAAACGATCTTTGCAGGTTTTTGAGTTATAAAACAAATGTACCGTATATAATTTTTGCTACTGCTCCTTCAATGGATGGTTATGCTTCTACTGTATCTCCTTTAATTGTTGAAAAATTTAAGAAAACTTTTGAAGCTACCTATCCAAAATCTATCATAGCTGATACTGAAATTTTAAGAAAAGCTCCTTTAGATATGATACACGCAGGATTTGGAGATATTTTAGGTAAATACACTTCTTTAACTGATTGGGAACTTTCAAAGTATGTTAATAACGAATATTACTGTGAAACAACGGTAAAACTTGTTGAAAAAGCAAGGAATATGTGTGTCGAAAATGCGGAAAAAATAAGTCGAAGAAGCGAAGAAGTTATCAAACATTTAACCGAAGCCCTTATAATTTCAGGTATAGCGATAAGTTTTGTGGGGAATTCAAGACCCGCATCAGGTGCCGAACATCATATCGCACACTTTTGGGAAATAGAAGCTATTTCAAAAAACAAACCTCATCCGTTACACGGAAATTTAGTTGGTGTAGGAACAGTGATTGTATCGATGATATATAGACTTATGAAAAATAACATACCAAAAGAAATTTCTCCTGTAGACCCTGAATATCTTATTTCGCTTCATAAAAAAGTTGGCTCTACATATGATCCAAAAGAATTAGGTATTTCAAAAGAACTTTTTAGAGAAAGCATAATTCATGCAAGAGAAATTCGAAATAGATATACTATTCTTCAATTAGCGTACGAACACAATAAACTGGAAAAAATAGCTAAAACACTCACAGAAAAATTTTATGCTTAA
- the lpdA gene encoding dihydrolipoyl dehydrogenase, with amino-acid sequence MYDSVIIGSGPGGYVSAIRLSQLGKKVAVIEKEDLGGTCTNKGCIPTKALLTSAHLYEKINTEAKKFGVKVENIDYDLKEIIKHMNKVVLQSRKGIEYLFKKNNVDLIKGVAEIIDKNHIKVLNQTIETKYIILAHGSQPVIFTPFDKIEGIWTSDDVFKMTELPDSILIVGGGVIGIEIATLFSNLGKKVYIVELLDHILPNEDPDVAEVAKKSLMKKGVEIFEKYKVTNVTKNKESYISKVEKDDESKEIESSKVLIAVGRRPLIPKDIKELGVTIEKGVKTDLSMKTNIENVYAIGDIRAHIMLAHVAMYEGIVAAHNIAGESKKMDYSAVPNVIFSNPEIATVGLKEKDVDLEKVIISKFPVSANARARTMEEREGFVKIIADKETKKVLGASIVSPNATDMIMEGVLAIKYGMTASQLVDSIHPHPTLTESILGAEEGIEGLTIHI; translated from the coding sequence ATGTATGATAGCGTAATAATCGGATCAGGACCTGGAGGTTATGTTTCAGCAATAAGATTATCACAATTAGGCAAAAAAGTCGCGGTTATTGAAAAAGAAGATTTAGGCGGAACGTGTACTAATAAAGGATGTATCCCTACCAAAGCTTTATTAACTTCTGCCCATTTATATGAGAAAATCAATACAGAAGCTAAAAAATTTGGAGTAAAGGTTGAAAATATTGATTATGATTTAAAAGAAATAATCAAACACATGAACAAAGTAGTTTTGCAGTCCAGAAAAGGTATAGAATATTTATTTAAGAAAAATAACGTAGATTTAATCAAAGGTGTTGCTGAGATTATCGATAAAAATCACATTAAAGTCTTAAATCAAACAATAGAAACAAAGTATATTATTTTAGCTCATGGATCTCAACCTGTAATTTTTACTCCTTTTGATAAAATAGAAGGTATCTGGACAAGCGACGACGTTTTTAAAATGACAGAACTTCCAGATTCAATTTTAATAGTCGGGGGAGGAGTTATCGGAATAGAAATAGCTACTCTTTTTTCTAATCTTGGCAAAAAAGTTTACATAGTTGAGTTGTTGGATCATATTCTACCAAATGAAGATCCAGATGTTGCAGAAGTTGCCAAAAAATCTTTAATGAAAAAAGGTGTAGAAATATTTGAAAAGTACAAAGTAACTAATGTAACAAAAAACAAAGAATCCTACATATCTAAAGTAGAAAAAGATGATGAAAGTAAAGAAATAGAAAGCTCAAAAGTATTGATTGCAGTCGGTAGAAGACCTCTCATCCCTAAGGATATCAAAGAATTGGGTGTTACTATTGAAAAAGGAGTAAAAACCGATCTATCAATGAAAACAAATATAGAAAATGTGTACGCTATTGGAGACATAAGAGCACATATAATGTTGGCACATGTTGCAATGTACGAGGGGATAGTAGCTGCTCATAATATTGCAGGTGAGAGTAAAAAAATGGATTATAGCGCAGTTCCTAACGTTATATTTTCAAACCCAGAAATAGCAACAGTTGGGTTGAAAGAAAAAGATGTTGATTTAGAAAAAGTAATTATATCAAAATTCCCAGTATCTGCCAACGCCAGAGCCAGAACAATGGAAGAAAGAGAAGGATTTGTAAAAATAATCGCTGACAAAGAAACCAAAAAAGTTTTAGGTGCATCAATTGTTTCACCCAACGCTACCGATATGATTATGGAAGGTGTCTTGGCAATAAAATACGGAATGACCGCATCTCAATTAGTAGATTCTATTCATCCACATCCAACTTTAACAGAAAGCATTTTAGGAGCTGAAGAAGGTATAGAAGGACTGACAATACATATTTAA